A DNA window from Aureibaculum sp. 2308TA14-22 contains the following coding sequences:
- a CDS encoding YjjG family noncanonical pyrimidine nucleotidase → MNSHIKHIFFDLDHTLWDFETNSAKAFEFIFEERNVNVNINEFLMHYKPINLRYWKLYREERVSKKILRYKRLKDTFDLLSYKISDSDIDYLSKIYIDNLPNYNSLFDGTPEILNYLLPKYKLHIITNGFEEVQTKKMSTSGILHFFDKVITSESVGVKKPNPKIFYHALEVAETEAKNSIMIGDNYEADILGAQQVGMKTIHFKEHHNTNNKGIINITNLLEIKKYL, encoded by the coding sequence ATGAATTCTCATATAAAACATATTTTTTTCGATTTGGATCATACCCTTTGGGATTTCGAAACCAATTCAGCCAAAGCATTTGAATTTATTTTTGAAGAGCGTAATGTAAATGTAAATATTAATGAGTTTTTAATGCATTACAAACCCATTAATTTAAGGTATTGGAAATTGTATAGAGAAGAGCGTGTAAGTAAAAAAATACTAAGATATAAGCGTTTAAAAGATACTTTCGATTTGTTATCATATAAAATTTCTGATAGCGATATAGATTATTTAAGTAAGATATATATCGATAATTTACCAAACTACAATTCCCTCTTTGATGGGACACCCGAAATTTTAAATTACTTACTACCAAAATATAAGTTGCATATTATTACAAATGGTTTTGAAGAAGTACAAACTAAAAAAATGAGTACGTCAGGAATTTTACATTTTTTCGACAAAGTTATTACTTCGGAAAGTGTTGGCGTTAAAAAACCAAATCCAAAAATATTTTACCATGCTTTAGAAGTAGCTGAAACCGAAGCCAAAAATAGTATAATGATTGGCGATAATTATGAAGCTGATATTTTAGGTGCTCAACAGGTTGGTATGAAAACTATTCATTTTAAAGAGCATCATAATACTAATAATAAGGGTATTATAAACATTACCAACCTTTTAGAAATTAAGAAGTATCTCTAA
- a CDS encoding glycosyltransferase family 4 protein: MIGKTAIKICFLADKHDLYDDRIYWKMAVPLKKKGYDVHYLLIRDRNEKGITKQGINYEMLKVKTFSKNRYLNFLIKRVNPFNNYKKLLTLAGKLNADVYHFHDLWINRIGKKLKNLPQKPVVFYDAREPYAQDFVSFTEAKGIIKKLVGLFASYIDHWEKRKAKNYDLVISNEEIVRDNFRKKLGNHKAEVIYNFTDIYKNYNQTDLSERKYDFIYCGGITESRGAMKIIEAIKIAKKTIPNITLVFVGRYSPENLKQKLQNFIDSNNLKNNVQLFPFVNYKAVSNFYNSSKVGLIAWLPKKALTIKMPIKIFEYMAFGLPIIGSNFGHINNYIEGDNCGVTVNPDNPNEIAEAMVNLLTNKQKYNEFSENGRKVTLQKYKWELELNRLIGFYNKALDDREKNK, from the coding sequence ATGATCGGTAAAACAGCTATTAAAATTTGTTTTCTTGCGGACAAGCACGATTTATACGATGACAGGATCTATTGGAAAATGGCCGTTCCACTCAAAAAGAAAGGATACGATGTACATTATTTATTAATCAGAGACAGGAACGAAAAGGGTATTACCAAACAAGGCATCAATTATGAAATGCTAAAAGTAAAGACCTTCTCAAAAAACCGATACCTTAATTTTTTAATAAAAAGGGTAAACCCGTTTAACAATTATAAGAAACTATTGACATTAGCGGGTAAACTAAATGCCGACGTTTACCATTTTCACGATCTTTGGATAAACAGAATTGGCAAAAAATTAAAAAACCTGCCACAAAAACCGGTTGTTTTTTACGACGCACGGGAACCTTACGCCCAAGATTTCGTTTCATTTACCGAAGCAAAAGGAATTATAAAAAAACTAGTAGGTCTGTTTGCCAGTTATATTGATCATTGGGAAAAAAGAAAAGCCAAAAACTATGATTTGGTTATTTCGAACGAAGAAATTGTCAGAGATAATTTTAGAAAAAAATTAGGAAATCATAAGGCTGAGGTAATTTATAATTTTACGGATATTTACAAAAACTACAATCAAACTGATTTATCTGAAAGGAAATACGATTTTATTTATTGCGGTGGTATAACAGAATCTAGAGGTGCTATGAAAATAATTGAAGCTATTAAAATTGCAAAAAAAACCATTCCCAATATAACCTTGGTCTTTGTCGGCAGATATTCTCCTGAAAATTTAAAGCAAAAACTTCAAAATTTTATCGATAGCAATAATTTGAAAAACAATGTACAATTGTTTCCTTTTGTAAACTACAAAGCGGTTAGCAATTTTTACAATTCAAGTAAAGTGGGATTGATAGCTTGGTTGCCTAAAAAAGCATTAACTATTAAAATGCCAATAAAAATTTTTGAATATATGGCCTTTGGACTGCCCATCATTGGAAGTAATTTTGGACATATAAATAATTACATTGAAGGTGATAATTGCGGTGTAACGGTTAACCCTGATAATCCAAATGAAATTGCCGAAGCAATGGTAAATCTGCTAACAAACAAGCAAAAATATAATGAGTTTAGCGAAAATGGAAGGAAAGTTACTTTACAAAAATATAAATGGGAGTTAGAGTTAAACCGTTTAATTGGTTTTTATAATAAAGCTTTAGATGACAGGGAGAAAAACAAATAA
- a CDS encoding lipopolysaccharide biosynthesis protein: MTGRKTNNRAFFKDFSWYFLGSFVPLLIGFAKTPIFTRHFGKEDYGFLGIISITFTYLGMVLFSWIGSCIWRFYSRYESENKLKHLYSNLGLLYFVSMLVLVFIALIWYGFSNNYLVKQLIFYSFFQILLNQLFLFYMVLIRLKGKAKFYTIFQTVRAFLSISIALIMVFWLNYNISALVSSLVVLDVLVLLFLFAYNPAKVAVNYQLISKGKLKELISYGAVGLILNICLLVITTSDRYIIAWFGNLGDVGIYDQIYKLGQISVVALVTVFFNTINPLLLKQLETNFDSSVQLIRKYIKFFIIYGLPVIIYLSIFSKDIATLFLGKEFRVGYTILPFIFFAAYFQGLSNFYELRLKFSSKYKKLSFIAIAAAVINIITTTIFVGLYGYKWAAIATLFSYILLIAMLHYYDREILSTFKTKKNLYYKIVIVLTLQLLIYFLTDNLFQLQFFTKLAMGFLFILSYYLLFKKQLLSVDLPMV; this comes from the coding sequence ATGACAGGGAGAAAAACAAATAACAGGGCTTTTTTTAAAGATTTTAGCTGGTATTTTTTAGGCTCATTTGTGCCTTTGTTAATTGGTTTTGCAAAAACACCAATATTTACGCGTCATTTTGGTAAAGAAGATTATGGTTTTTTAGGTATTATTAGCATAACGTTTACCTATTTGGGCATGGTTTTGTTTTCCTGGATAGGTTCATGCATTTGGAGGTTCTATTCCAGATATGAATCGGAAAATAAGCTCAAACACTTATATTCTAATTTAGGGTTGTTGTATTTCGTTTCAATGTTGGTTTTGGTTTTCATAGCATTGATATGGTATGGATTTTCAAATAATTACTTGGTTAAACAACTAATTTTTTATTCGTTTTTTCAAATACTTTTAAACCAATTATTTCTGTTTTACATGGTTTTGATAAGGTTAAAGGGTAAGGCAAAATTTTATACTATTTTTCAAACGGTAAGAGCTTTTTTGAGTATTTCAATAGCACTAATCATGGTTTTTTGGCTAAATTATAACATTAGTGCATTGGTATCTAGTTTAGTGGTTCTTGATGTTTTGGTCTTACTGTTCTTATTTGCCTATAACCCTGCAAAAGTCGCCGTAAATTACCAGCTTATATCTAAAGGAAAATTAAAAGAATTGATAAGCTATGGTGCTGTGGGGTTAATTTTAAATATCTGTTTACTGGTCATAACCACAAGTGATAGATACATCATTGCTTGGTTTGGTAATTTAGGAGATGTTGGTATTTATGATCAGATTTATAAATTAGGTCAAATTTCTGTGGTAGCTTTGGTAACGGTTTTTTTTAATACAATTAACCCATTGCTGTTAAAACAATTAGAAACAAACTTTGATAGTTCGGTACAATTAATCAGAAAATATATTAAATTCTTTATCATATACGGATTGCCCGTAATTATTTATCTGAGCATTTTTTCTAAAGATATAGCGACACTTTTTTTAGGTAAGGAGTTTAGGGTAGGTTATACCATATTGCCTTTTATTTTCTTTGCTGCCTATTTTCAGGGGCTTTCAAATTTTTATGAATTACGCTTAAAATTTTCAAGTAAGTATAAAAAATTAAGTTTTATTGCTATTGCAGCAGCTGTTATAAATATAATTACAACAACTATTTTTGTTGGATTATACGGTTACAAATGGGCTGCCATTGCAACTTTATTTTCCTATATTTTACTGATTGCAATGTTGCACTATTACGATAGGGAAATTTTATCTACTTTTAAAACAAAGAAAAACCTTTATTACAAAATAGTTATCGTGCTCACTTTACAGCTGTTAATTTATTTTTTGACAGATAATTTATTCCAATTACAATTTTTTACAAAGTTGGCAATGGGCTTTTTATTCATTTTGTCATATTATCTTCTTTTTAAGAAGCAATTACTGTCAGTCGATTTGCCCATGGTATAA